One genomic segment of Chelmon rostratus isolate fCheRos1 chromosome 22, fCheRos1.pri, whole genome shotgun sequence includes these proteins:
- the rps16 gene encoding 40S ribosomal protein S16 has product MPAKGPLQSVQVFGRKKTATAVAHCKRGNGLIKVNGRPLEMVEPATLQYKLLEPVLLLGKERFAGVDIRVRVKGGGHVAQIYAIRQAISKALVAYYQKYVDEASKKEIKDILIQYDRTLLVADPRRCESKKFGGPGARARYQKSYR; this is encoded by the exons ATGCCAGCTAAAGGTCCTTTGCAGTCTGTCCAGGTTTTTGGACGTAAA AAAACCGCCACAGCAGTTGCCCACTGCAAGAGGGGGAATGGCCTGATCAAGGTGAACGGCAGACCCCTGGAGATGGTGGAGCCTGCCACTCTCCAGTACAAG CTTCTGGAGCCAGTGCTGTTGCTGGGCAAGGAGCGTTTTGCTGGAGTTGACATCAGAGTCAGAGTGAAGGGTGGTGGACATGTCGCACAGATCTATG CTATCCGTCAGGCCATCTCCAAGGCCCTGGTTGCCTACTACCAGAAGT ATGTGGATGAGGCTTCCAAGAAAGAGATCAAGGACATCCTGATCCAGTACGACAGGACCCTGCTGGTTGCTGATCCACGTCGCTGCGAGTCCAAGAAGTTCGGTGGACCTGGAGCTCGTGCCCGCTACCAGAAGTCTTACCGTTAA